In the Quercus lobata isolate SW786 chromosome 5, ValleyOak3.0 Primary Assembly, whole genome shotgun sequence genome, one interval contains:
- the LOC115989350 gene encoding flavonol sulfotransferase-like, whose protein sequence is MESLSSKMNQGQKSNEKEENMYETKSPNIYTEIMSTIPGRKGCWPVDLYQYDGFWYGRYTLEGILSTQDHFKPQPNSVILSSAPKSGTTWLKALSFSIMTRSHFDESTNPLLTKISHDLVPFMEYQFLSNSQTLDLNVPLSATHISYTSLPKSIINSGCKIVYICRDPKDVFVSLWHHSRKSVTKAREDLHLENAFMYFCEGLSSFGPYWDHVLGYWRASLESPERILFLKYEDLMNDAVYWVKKMAQFMGYPFSFEEEDKGAVQKIINLCSFENMSSLEVNKSGIAEIQLKEMVIRNNIIFRKGKIRDWKNHLTVEMAMQLDQITKQKLNGSGLTLHAA, encoded by the coding sequence ATGGAGTCCTTGTCTTCCAAAATGAACCAAGGTCAAAAGAGCaatgagaaagaagagaatATGTATGAAACAAAAAGCCCCAACATATACACAGAGATCATGTCAACCATCCCAGGAAGAAAGGGTTGTTGGCCGGTAGATCTCTACCAATATGATGGTTTTTGGTACGGTCGATATACCTTAGAAGGAATATTGTCGACTCAAGACCACTTCAAACCTCAACCCAACAGCGTGATCTTGAGTAGTGCTCCGAAATCTGGCACAACTTGGTTGAAGGCTCTGAGTTTTTCCATTATGACACGATCCCATTTTGACGAGTCCACAAACCCTTTACTCACCAAAATATCACATGATTTGGTACCCTTCATGGAGTACCAATTTCTTTCAAACTCACAAACTCTGGATCTCAATGTTCCACTTTCTGCTACACACATTTCCTACACTTCCTTACCAAAATCCATTATAAATTCTGGTTGTAAGATTGTTTACATATGCAGGGATCCAAAGGATGTATTTGTATCTCTATGGCACCATTCTCGAAAGTCAGTTACTAAGGCCAGGGAAGATCTTCATTTGGAGAATGCATTTATGTACTTTTGTGAAGGATTATCTTCTTTTGGACCATATTGGGACCATGTATTGGGGTATTGGAGAGCTAGTTTGGAATCACCGGAAAGGATATTATTTTTGAAGTATGAAGATTTGATGAATGATGCTGTATATTGGGTGAAGAAAATGGCTCAGTTCATGGGTTACCCTTTCTCCTTTGAGGAAGAAGATAAAGGTGCagtgcaaaaaataataaacctatGTAGTTTTGAGAACATGTCAAGTTTGGAGGTGAATAAAAGTGGGATCGCGGAAATTCAACTAAAAGAGATGGTGATTAGAAACAACATAATTTTTAGGAAAGGTAAAATTAGAGATTGGAAGAATCATCTTACAGTTGAAATGGCAATGCAACTTGATCAAATAACCAAGCAAAAGCTCAACGGTTCTGGGTTGACTTTGCATGCTGCATGA